From Salvelinus alpinus chromosome 20, SLU_Salpinus.1, whole genome shotgun sequence:
tggtcgttaagacactaacagcttacagacggtagccaattaaggtcacagttatgaaaacttaggacattaaagaggcctttctactgactctgaaaaacaccaaaagaaagatgcccagggtccctgctcatctgcgtgaacgtgccttaggcatgctgcaaggaggcatgaggactgcagatgtggccagggcaataaattacaatgtccgtactgcgagacgcctaagacaacgctacagggagacaggacggacagatgatcgtcctcgcagtggcagaccgcgtgtaacaacacctgcacaggatcggtacatccgaacatcacacctgcgggacaggtacaggatggcaacaacaactgcccgagctacaccaggaatgcacaatccctccatcagtgctcagactgtccgcaatgggctgagagaggctggacagggcttgtaggcctgttgtatggcaggtcctcaccagacataaccggcaacaacgtcgcctatgggcacaaacccaccgtcgctggacgagacaggactggcaaaaagtgctcttcactgacgagtcgcggttttgtctcagcaggggtgatggttggatttgcgtttatcgtcgaaggaatgagcgttacaccgaggcctgtactctggagcaggatcgatttggaggtggagggtccgtcatggtctggggcggtgtgtcacaacatcagcggactgagcttgttgtcattgcaggcaatctcaacgctgtgtgttacagggaagacttcctcctccctcatgtggtacccttcctgcaggctcatcctgacatgaccctccagcatgacaatgccaccagccatactactcgttctgtgcttgatttcctgcaagacaggaatgtcagtgttctgccatggccagggaagagcccggatctcaatcccattgagcacgtctgggacctgttggatcggaaggtGAGTGCTAGGgctattccccccagaaatgtccgggaacttgtaggtgccttggtggaagagtggggtaacatctcacagcaagaactgacaaatttggtgcagtccatgaggaggagatgcactgcagtacttaatgcagctgatggccacaccaaatactgactgttacttttgattttgaccccccctttgttcagggacacattattccatttctgttagtcacatgtctgtggaacttgttcattttatgtttcagttgttgtatcttatgttcatacaaatatttacacatgttaagtttgctgaaaataaaggcagttgacagtgagaggatgtttcattttttgctgagtttagtagagGTAGTGCATTGAATCAAATAGCCTAGCTATGGGAGATTAATAACCTTGTGACTCTCCAGAAATTCCCTTTCAGATGTATCACTTATACCTGAAATATCCAAATAATCAGACAATTCGACGGTTTATGATTTTGAACATATGCTTTAAATGCTCCCCAACAAGTTAGCTTTAAGGAAGCATGCAAAAATAAAAGAATTGACAAGTTCAGTTGCATGATGtgtttttcccccctctgtgAAGAATTCTGTATTTATAACGTCATTTTGTCACGCGTTCTTTGAAGGCGGCAGCGAGTGCACTTATGCCTTCCTTTGTTAGGGTGAGTTGGCAATTTCCTCAGAGATGGAGCAACTGCAGGCAGCCTTTTTTCTTGGATAATGTCCCTGACACCTGGACCAAACTGCTGTTTCCATTTGCTCACAGTCTGGAGTCGGTGGTAAGATACATGTCATAAATCTCCTGCCACCCAGAGTCACTCAAGGCTGTTCCTCAACAGCAGCACACTCTCTCGCCAGTCTACAGGACACAGAGGTCTGGGGGAAAGGAATATTATTATCTAGAAACTTCTGTCCAACCTGCACAAGAAATCACAGAAAAGAGAGTACTGAAGACGTCTTCGTCCCCCTGAATGGGCTCTCCTGGCGTTCTTTTTGTGCTTGTGTGATCCGGGCCTTACAGTAGCTCCTAACATGGAACGACAAGACAATCCAGTTATGTCGTTCCATGGCAGTGAGCTGAAAAGGGTGTTTATTGCGGAGATCTGACAGGTGTATTCTACATTGTAATTCATCTGTTGATTTTGAACTACAGATCCCATTGTGATCATGAATTGTGTGTTCCATTTATTCAGCTGTTATTCCTCTGGCTTCACAACAATCACTAGACACCTGCAGGACACTCTAGGAAAGTAAAAGCAATTTTGCAACCCTGCAGCCATAATGAAAATATCAATCAATTAAACTGGAGAAGGAAAAAAACCTGTATGAAAAATGCTTCTATGTAATCTGAAAACCTGCATGATAATAGCTATGCAGTTCAACCAGCACAATATCACTATCATTATTCATGTAACATGATTGTCATCATTACTACTCTAATTCCTCCAGCCCTGGCAGAAGAGGACATTGTGGGGGCTGAGGGCCCATCTGTGTGCAGTCTTCAGATAAAGTGATGTAGTGCTGGTGGCTGGACAGACAGGACCAAGGAAGGTCTGTGGCTCTGTGTTGCTCAATGTGGCATGGCACTCAGGGCACTTCAACCCCCATTCCCTCCTTACAGGTACCCGACAGCCCACCACCGTGCGCTACTCATTTACTGCTACACTGGTTTTCATAATTAGCGCCGCAAGGCCTCATTAAATCCGCTCTAATGAATAAATATTGTATTTCATAGCCTGATTACCAGATCAGCTCAATGCTTGCACGTCGTAAACAATTATTTCCCTAAATATTCATCACCTCAAAGTGGATGATCATTGGTATTTAATACCAGTATTTTCAAGTGCATGTTTATTATGCTAATAATAGATTTTTAAAGATTTGTTTCTGGGGGAGAAAAAGATGATCCAAAAAATATTGAAGTGTGATATAAATGATGTAGGGAACAGAGATGACAAACTCAACACAGCATCACTGTATGGATTTGTGGAGAACAGCTTTTTAAAGCAGTAGAACTTGCTTCATTCTTTGCAAATCTCCAGATGTCTACTTTTATAAACCGAGAATGCTATTCAGGCCAAATCTGTGGCATGCCTTGATCAGCTTACTGGAAAAGGTCTAAGATTTTTCCCAATGTCAATGCAAGCCAGAGCCATTTTCCACTGCATATGACTAGTAATACACAGAAGGCAATGGACTACTACAAACGTGTGACCAAATATGTATCCTTTTGTAAACCCAGCAGGACGAGCTCCCAACTGTTTTCCAAAAAGAGAACAAAGCAGCGCACTCTGAATTAGAGTAGCTACTCTTGTAATAAGAGAAAGTCTTCCGCCAAACACACTCAAGTGTTGACTAATTTAAAAGGTAAGTAAGTGTCAATGAGAGCATGCTCACTGGAAACGGTGCAGGTCAAATTTAGTACATTTTCAAAGGCTTAATAGCAATGAACCACCAAAGATTCCCTCACATTTCCTGTGTggtaccacactactgaacagaaAATACAGGCAATAACTTCATTGCTACTTGAGTGACACCTGAGAACATTACTATTTGCACTGTAAAACATAGCTGGAAaatgaaaggagagaaagagcagagcGAGAAAGTGCTTTAATAGAATTGATTTACAGGTATGAGATTCCCATTAGACACTGCTAATTGTTTCCACACCATTAGTGACAGTTATCTAATGAAGGATATAACCAGGCACTGTAGGATATCACAGTCCCTTTcagccctggggggggggggtcaatggctCACTGTGCCCTCCACCTCAGGGGCATGGTGGGATAATGACGGACTACTAAATAGTCAAGAGTAACCGTGACAACATTTTTTACTTTCCAACAGCTGAGACTAAAACAGCAGATAAGCCTTATTGAAGTTAAAAGCAAATTTTCTTACAGAAAGATTGATGAATCTTGAGTACAATTACCGTAGAGACCAACTAACCTTTACACATTTAATATATTTGGTTTTATCAGAACTTGCAGGTTAAAAGTGAGATCACAAGCAAACATAACTATAAACATTGAAGATATTCATCATAACAGTATAAACAGTGAGGAAGACTCATCAAATTACGTCACGTAATTGATGGTAAAACTTTATACATTTAAAACAATGtaagaaaaaaaatacagaatCAGGAGCAATAGAATAATTAACTGTTTTGCATTATGGAATATAGAGATATTTAACATAACGCTGCCAGTCAGGTCCAGAATCAGGTGACACCCTCCGTGGTTTACTGGCTCTCGTCCATTTCCTTTTTAAggctgcagagagagaaagagccatGTTTGACTTCCCAACACCGTACCAATCACAGTACTAATACGATTGAAATGCTTCAGCGGAAAGAGCATTTACCTTTTTAAGTAGGCATGGGCGTTGTCATAGCCGTGGTATTTAGCCAGGTAGACCAGGACTCCAGTGGCACAGCGACCCTCTCTGGCTCTACAGAAACTGCAGTTGCAGATCCCTCTGCATGTCGGACACTCCCACTCCTGCAACATACCAAGGCGAGTTTAACCAAAGAATCAATCAAAGAATGAGTCAGCGTTTCTTGATGGCTCGGGAGTAGAACAGTGCAGTACTTACAGGATCCAGCAGGGCATCTCGGACCTCCTCTCCGTAGCGGTTACGGAGACATGGGCCACAGAACTGACCCCTCACCCCCACACACTCTGGGTTACGGCAGTTGGTCTTGGTGTCGATCGTCTTCTGGCGGCACTGGTGGCAAGTGGATCCCTAGGTCAAGCAAAGCAGAGGGGTGAATTTGCTGAACATGGCAGTACGAATGTGAAACCTTGCGTTTGAGAACCCCTGTAGGAGAATGGGAACTTACAGTGGAGCTGTTGTACACCTTCTCCCGCACGTTGTTGGCGATCAGATCCAGCTCCATCTGGGAGATGTCCTCCACAGGCCGCACCACATGAGGAATAGCTAGCACCCTGTTGTAGTTGCGCTGATGGGGCGCCTTCTATAAACACATTCACAAATATATCAACCGAACTGACAACTCCTGGAGTTCAGATTCACTATTGTTGAACGGACAGATCAGGAGACATCAAAATATTTTACTTTACTTGACACTCATCGTCACCAACCAAACAGGTGACGATGAGTGTCAACAAGGGTATGGGTGTGCCACTCACCGCCTCATCCACCTCCTCATAGTAGCGACTCCTGCGCACCAGGTTGAacttgtcctcctcttcctctggagCGGGGCTGGGGGGGCCGTCCACCAGGGTGCGGGAGCGAGTGTGGGGCCGAGAGGTGCGTTCAGGGTTCCTCCTACGGGGTCCTGAGGCTCCCAGAGACTGGCGGGGGGCACGGCGAGGCTAGAGAGGAAATTAAAACATACCCAATCAAATACAGTCCAAAAAACATGGTAGCTAGACATCACATCAATAGTCAAATCTTCGGTTTCCTGATATGCGTTTTATAGTACAGCCTCATCCTCCATCTTGTCCCACTTACCGTATTCATCATGGGCAGGGATGTTCTTCTGGGGAAGCCAGGTATTTTGTTGAGTTCTGCCATCAGCTTTGCAAGCTAAACAAAATAATTGAAAAAGAAAAATGAGCACTCAGATGTCACTCAGCAGGCGACTGCCAGAATGACTCCTGTGAATGAGCCCGTCCTACCATTGCTTTGTTCTCCTTAATGTTAAGCGCTCTCTTGTCCATGAAGTTGCCTCCCTCCTTGGAGTCAGACTCTTTAATGGGCTGTTTAGATGGCTCTGCTGCAGTAGTCTTCTGGATGGTCCTCCTGGTGGGGAACTTCATGGCCACCTTCAGGGTCTGGGACCGACGGCCCGTCCTCCGAGGCCCCAATGACTCCTCCGAGTCCACTCTCTGAAATGCATATGAGCAACATTCTGAGAGGCTTTTGTTTATAGTAGCCACCATTGTGTAATAAAATTAAGCTGGTAATATCAagaccaaaaaaataaaaaataatcaccATGGCACTCATTTCGCTGCTGAAAGCATTCTCGAACCCAGTGAGAGACTCTTCCTCCGAGCTAGCCTCAAATACCTTGGCTCTCTCCGCCACCTTCTTAGCTCCTCTGAAGCTACTTTTCTGCACAAAGTGAAACCACAACATTCCGTTTCATTAACAACGAACTCATTCAATGAGTGAATATGGTAAAACATGAATTGTAACTGGATGGTAATGTAACAATTTGGCTTACCGTGTTGGCAAAGCCACCGTCAGAGCCAAAACTATCACAGCTGTCATCTGAAGAGGATGTCTCCATGGGCACGTTACGGAAGCTCCGCAAACTCATCCTGATGGAAGGAGGCTGGGGGGCCTGCTGGAGCTGGAGAGACAAGCGGAAAAAGTTAGGAAAACCTGAATGGATAGAAGCTCAGACCATAGACAAACACAGCGAGTACTATTGGTTTTAGAAACTGCCTGCACACTGCTGCCCTCCTTGACAGGGAGAAGCAGCAATACCTATGGTGGTACGGGTGTGACTGCAAGATTAATTCCCGGACACCACACGGTAAGTTAGCTAATGTACAGCTATATCACGGCTAACACAAATGTATCTTACAAGGTCATTGAAGCTAGCTATAGAAAAaggagtaacgttagctagctagctacagtagccaaGTAAGATTCACTAACTTTGATTTAGGATACAACCAACATTTGAAATGACAAAACTTGTCAGGATAAAATATGAATCTGAGTAGCCAAAACTGTGGTGTAACTAGTTAGTAGCCACGGAAATGGTTGATTAAAAACATAACTAGTTAACATtacttaatttaaaaaaacattttttgtctAGATGCACACATGGTAGCTAGTTAGCGAAGCAGGATACTTGATTTGAAGCAAAGGCAAAGTAACGGTTGCATTGCAACTCCAATGAGACTGCAGGCAGGTCTGCAGCAGCTTTTGCGGGAAGTATGCAACAGCTTGACTAAAATGTGAGCAAGAAACTAGAagagttaacgttagctagctacaagtTTACCACAGCAGAATTGTAGGTAGCTATCATTCTCTGCAGGTATCTAGAAGTACCATGTAACTTTTTGATATAGCTATTCAAATAAATATGTAATTATACATTCCTTACCTTAGAGCGAGATGGACGCATTTTGTTTTCTTGAAAGTTTTCTGCAAAGAAAGTTAATCAAAACTCGTGTGGACGTTTCTGCAGTCCTTTAATGAATGCAGAGAAACACCTCCAGACTTGCAGATGGAGCCGAGAAATTTCCCGCGCCGGGAAAGTGTCCTAAAAGGTATATAAACTCTTTTTTAAATACGAGCTAAAAGGAAAATAGAACACACAAATCTGCGACCCAACAAATTAGAAAACATATATTTCTTAAATACTgctgtgaaatacatttttaGTTTTACACATATTTGAAAATATTATGCATTATACTGATCCACCAACTTGTAACCTTTCAAGTACTACGCCCTGGCGCGAAATCATAGCGGAGAACTGTGCATAAAGGGGCGGGTTTATTGAAAAACTCCCGCGTCCTTGCCACCAGGTGTGGTGGTCGTGTTCTTGGATAATGAGAGAATCATATGAACTTCATGTATGTTTATCTTTTTTTTTACTCTACATATAGTTAAAACCTATATAAAACATCTATTTTTAAGCATCAATACGTACATTAACTTTTCTATATTGTAATAAAAGGCACAATTATCTCTCATAAATAGAAATATTACAACAATGTAGTCAATACAATTTACAAGAGCCTTATATAAAACATTTCACATATACAACTACAAATTATATGTAGGCTTACATGTTAAATATTAAAGATATTTGGGTGCATACAGTGCAATTCAGAATTCAGCCCTAAAAGACTGAATTGTGTGCATTCCCTAAATCACAATTCTCACAAGCTCAAATGACTCCTAAAAAGATTCCTCAAGAGAGAAcgttttaaaatgtatatttatgAAGTAGTGTGAAGGATAATGTTCAAAGTAAACCTGCTGTCCAGTCTGTTCAGACATGTAAACAGTTTCAAACAGCAAATGATCCTCAGCTTCGACCACTACAGccacctctaccccctctcctcggTCTTCCTCTGACCTGTTTATTGTCCTGTCGCGGTAACCTTTTCTGGCGCTCCACTTTGATCCATCCCCCCTCACTGACTTTAGCCCCCTCTTGCTCTGTACTGGGGTTTTCCACCGCTGGTGATATGCCCGGTATCACCCTGGGCCGGTTCTGAGCTACTACACTGTAACTATGGGACCGAGGCCTCCCTGTTTGCTGTGAGGTTCTGCTAGACTTATTCTGTGTGTAGTTGCCCCTTGTATTGGACCATGCACCTCTGTTGTGGCCCCCTGTCACAGTCAATGAGTTTTTAAAGTAGCTGCTGTGCCTGCGGTAACCTTGCACTGCCCCAGCACTGAGCGGTCGTTCACGCTCCAATGCGCTCTCTGAGGTGGTGCTGGAGGGGCTGCTGCCCTTTGACCCCAGGTAGAGGGGGGAGAGCATGGCGGACAGGCCGGTGGTGGGGGATGAGCTGCGGGAGCACCAGGGAGAGAGCGAGCTGCGGTTGGGAGACCTCCGCACTGCTGCAGCGTAGGAAGAGGCCTGGTCTCCATACACAGACAGGAACTGAGACAGGGTGCAGGTCTCTGAGCCACCGGTGGGGGTCCGGGCACCATGCTGCTCTG
This genomic window contains:
- the LOC139546865 gene encoding cell division cycle-associated protein 7-like; protein product: MRPSRSKLQQAPQPPSIRMSLRSFRNVPMETSSSDDSCDSFGSDGGFANTKSSFRGAKKVAERAKVFEASSEEESLTGFENAFSSEMSAMRVDSEESLGPRRTGRRSQTLKVAMKFPTRRTIQKTTAAEPSKQPIKESDSKEGGNFMDKRALNIKENKAMLAKLMAELNKIPGFPRRTSLPMMNTPRRAPRQSLGASGPRRRNPERTSRPHTRSRTLVDGPPSPAPEEEEDKFNLVRRSRYYEEVDEAKAPHQRNYNRVLAIPHVVRPVEDISQMELDLIANNVREKVYNSSTGSTCHQCRQKTIDTKTNCRNPECVGVRGQFCGPCLRNRYGEEVRDALLDPEWECPTCRGICNCSFCRAREGRCATGVLVYLAKYHGYDNAHAYLKSLKKEMDESQ